The DNA segment ACGCCGAGTACGGTGTGATCGTCGAAACCCTGGGACGGGAACCGAACCAGGCGGAACTCAGAATTCTCGGTGTAATGTGGTCCGAGCACTGCAGTTACAAGTCCACGAGAAGACTCTTGGCCACGCTGCCCACCGAGGGAGACTTCGTGGTACAGGGACCCGGAGAAAACGCCGGGATCGTCGATATCGGCGGAGGTTGGGGGATAGCTTTCAAGTTGGAAAGCCATAACCACCCCTCGGCGGTGGCGCCTTACGACGGGGCGGCCACGGGCGTGGGCGGCATCGTAAGGGACGTACTGGCCATGGGGGCTAGGCCGATGGCCCTTTTGGACGGACTCTGCCTGGGGAGGAAGGATTCGCCCCGGGCCGCGGCCACCGCCGAGGGGATCGTGAAGGGCATCGCCGAGTATGGAAACGCCCTGGGAATCCCTACCATCGGAGGAAAAACCGTTTACGACGAGTGCTTCGACGGCAATCCCCTGGTCAACACGATGTGCCTCGGACTGGTTCCCCTGGATGGCATCGTCAGTTCCAAAACGGCGAGACCGGGACACAGGGCCGTGTTGATAGGTTCAAAGACCGGGAAAGAAGGGGTCGCGGGCGCTGCCTTTGCTTCTTCCGAGCTGGGTGATGCCGCGGGGCCAAGCCTCCCCCAAGTGCCCAAGGGGAATCCTTTACTGGAAAAACGCCTGATACAATGCTGCCTGGAGATTCATTCAAAAGGCCTGATCGTCGCCATGCAGGACATGGGAGCCGCGGGCATAGCCTCTTCCTCGAGTGAAATTGCCTCTAAGAGCGGCGAAGGGATTCTCATAAACGTAGACCTGGTGCCTCTCAAGGAGGGGATGGAACCCTGGGAGATCGCCCTCTCGGAATCCCAGGAAAGAATGCTCCTGATCGCGAAAGAGGAATCTTTGGATGAGATCGGCTCTATAGCCGCGAAGTGGCAGTTGGAATGGGGAGTAATTGGTGAAGTGACCGACGACGGTTACTTTGTCATGACCCGGGGAGGGCAGACCGAGGTGAACCTCCCGGCCGGGATGGTCGGGGGCGGTTCCCCTCCTGTCCACTGGCCTTCAAGAAAGCCTGCCGCCGGGGCCAGGAAAGGAGCAAGAGGCGCGGGAGCTCTCAACCCGGCGGAAGTCTCCCGATGCCTGGCCGCCATAATGGAAGACCCGAACCTGGCCGACAAATCCCATATTTTCCGCCAGTTCGATCATGGTGCGCAGTCCGATACCGTCACCTCTCCCGGGAAAAGTGTATCCATCTTCCGGGTCGCGGAGAACGGGAGCCTCGTGGCGGTAACCATGGAGGCGGACCCCTGGAAATGCCAATTAGAACCTTTCGAAGGGACGGCCGAGACTTTCCTCAAGTGCCTGAGATCCCTGTGGGTGAGTGGAGCCGCCCACCTGGGTATGACAAACTGCCTGAACTTCCCATCGCCGGAAGACCCCGAGAACTTTTGGATCCTGGAGCAGTCGGTCAGAGGCCTGGCTGCCGTGGCAGGCGACCTTGCCTGCCCCGTAGTATCGGGGAATGTCAGCCTTTACAACGAGAGCCCCGAAGGGAAGATACTTCCCAGCCCTGTTATCGCCGTTGTGGGCCTTCAGGGTCGCGGAAAGCCCCCACTGGGAGATTCCGCCGACCGGGAGGCTGGATCGGTATTCCTGGTGGGAGACATCCCCGCATTTTTGGGGGGTAGCGCTTACTCGAGGATCACAGACCAAGTCACAGCCTTTCCGCCGGGGCCTTACGACCCCGTGAGGGAAAAGGCATTCATGGAAAGGGCATTGCGAACCGTCCGCCAGGGAGCTGCCGTTGCCGGCCGAGCGGTGGCCGGAGGCGGGCTGCTGGTCTCCCTCGCGAAGACCTGCCTGGCTGCGGAGATTGGGATCAGGTTGGATATCCAGAGTCTCGACCTTTCTCCCGAATGTCTCTTTGGAGAGTGGGGCGCGCGGGCGGTATACCTCGTCCCGGAAAAATCGAACGGCCTTTTCCTTTCTTGCTGGGAAGGTTTCCCCGCCCGGAGGATCGGTAAAATTACCGGTGGTGCCCTCGCTTTGGGGGAA comes from the Thermovirga sp. genome and includes:
- the purL gene encoding phosphoribosylformylglycinamidine synthase subunit PurL, whose protein sequence is MIVETLGREPNQAELRILGVMWSEHCSYKSTRRLLATLPTEGDFVVQGPGENAGIVDIGGGWGIAFKLESHNHPSAVAPYDGAATGVGGIVRDVLAMGARPMALLDGLCLGRKDSPRAAATAEGIVKGIAEYGNALGIPTIGGKTVYDECFDGNPLVNTMCLGLVPLDGIVSSKTARPGHRAVLIGSKTGKEGVAGAAFASSELGDAAGPSLPQVPKGNPLLEKRLIQCCLEIHSKGLIVAMQDMGAAGIASSSSEIASKSGEGILINVDLVPLKEGMEPWEIALSESQERMLLIAKEESLDEIGSIAAKWQLEWGVIGEVTDDGYFVMTRGGQTEVNLPAGMVGGGSPPVHWPSRKPAAGARKGARGAGALNPAEVSRCLAAIMEDPNLADKSHIFRQFDHGAQSDTVTSPGKSVSIFRVAENGSLVAVTMEADPWKCQLEPFEGTAETFLKCLRSLWVSGAAHLGMTNCLNFPSPEDPENFWILEQSVRGLAAVAGDLACPVVSGNVSLYNESPEGKILPSPVIAVVGLQGRGKPPLGDSADREAGSVFLVGDIPAFLGGSAYSRITDQVTAFPPGPYDPVREKAFMERALRTVRQGAAVAGRAVAGGGLLVSLAKTCLAAEIGIRLDIQSLDLSPECLFGEWGARAVYLVPEKSNGLFLSCWEGFPARRIGKITGGALALGEVIIFPRRPDRHEVGRS